Part of the Bacillus sp. (in: firmicutes) genome is shown below.
AGATTGCCAAGGCATTAAAAATTGATTTTCAATCTTTGCTTTTAAGCGATACAAAACAACAGCCGTTCTTAATAATGAATAATTTAGACAAAGATGTGATTGAGCTGGCAATTGAAATGAGCAAATCCAATATTGATAAAGAGAAATTGAAGCAACTAATCAAATTATTAAAATAAAGACTGGGAACCTATAGTCTCAACTATTTGTTCCCAGCCTTTTATTCATTTTCATTATTTTTCTTTTGTTCAAGTTGCCATTTTGTAAACTCTAAAAATTCCCGGAATTGTTCTTTGCTGACACCAGACTCAGCTGCCTCTTGGGCAAGTTTTATCCATTCAGAATCTAGCGTTTCGGTTTCTTCGCTAATTTCAGGGTATAGCAACGTTTGAACACTAATATCCAACACAGTTGCTACTTTTTCTAAAAATTGAACAGAGGGATTTGATTGAATATCTCTTTCAATCGAACTTAAATAAGATTTTGCAACACCAGCTTTTGAAGCCAAATCTGATAAAGAAAGTCCCTTCTCTTTTCTTATAGTTTGAATACGTTTTCCGATCATTGGTATCTCCCTGAGTTTATGATGTATACTCATATTTTACCATGAATGTTCATGATTAGAAACATAAAAGCGAATGAAACAACAAAAAGGTCTCATCTGTTTTTCGTATTGTATTCTCCATTTTTCTTTAAAAAAGCCTTTACATCCTCAACCGAAAGTCCGATTGCTTTAGCTTCCAAAACTAAATGTAGCCATTCTAAATCAACATTAAGTAATTGACCGTTTTGAAATTGTTGTTTTTTTATTGGACTTACCCCCTTTTTGATTATTCAAGCTGCTTTCATTATGATTTTTGGGGAATAAGTAGTAGTTATCTAATATTTTATTATTATTTTGGCGATTTGTTGCAATCATTTATTTCTTTAAATAACGATAAAAATATAGGAATTTCGACAGTAATAGTGCCCCACACAGTTTAGCTACTAAAAAGAGCCTTATAGAGAAGACCGTTCAAGTCTCCCTATAAGGTGTTTTTTTATTCAACTGGTTTTGCAGTCAAAATATAGCGGTTGGGAGCGCTGCCTACATATGTGAACGGGTAACAAGTTGTTAAAATAAGCTCTTCTTCTGGTGCGGTTGACTTAATAATAGTTTGATCATTTGCTTTGACAATTTTTGTGCTATCAATTTTGT
Proteins encoded:
- a CDS encoding helix-turn-helix transcriptional regulator, which gives rise to MDGKKIRDLRIKRGLTLTELSKLSGVSKSYLSFIERGKQTNPSIEVIEKIAKALKIDFQSLLLSDTKQQPFLIMNNLDKDVIELAIEMSKSNIDKEKLKQLIKLLK
- a CDS encoding helix-turn-helix domain-containing protein, with amino-acid sequence MIGKRIQTIRKEKGLSLSDLASKAGVAKSYLSSIERDIQSNPSVQFLEKVATVLDISVQTLLYPEISEETETLDSEWIKLAQEAAESGVSKEQFREFLEFTKWQLEQKKNNENE
- the sinI gene encoding DNA-binding anti-repressor SinI; translated protein: MKKQQFQNGQLLNVDLEWLHLVLEAKAIGLSVEDVKAFLKKNGEYNTKNR